One Oryza brachyantha chromosome 3, ObraRS2, whole genome shotgun sequence DNA segment encodes these proteins:
- the LOC102715929 gene encoding uncharacterized protein LOC102715929 — protein MAGGGGGGGGGGGGATLAAAMARAAPGAAAIPAGAVAAAEAAADEVVRRVRPTEASERRRAGVVDYARRLLGAALGCEVFAYGSVPLKTYLPDGDIDLTVLGNTSYGSTLIDDIYYILQSEEQNSDAEFEVKDLQLINAEVRLIKCTIENIVVDISFNQTGGICALCFLELVDRKVGKKHLLKRSIILIKAWCYYESRLLGAHHGLISTYALETLILYIFNLFHKSLHGPLEVLYRFLEYFSKFDWDNYCISLNGPVALSSLPNQIVEAINTPGGDLLFDKEFLKNSVQKTSPKDTNACYNEFRAKYLNIIDPLKEHNNLGRSVNRASFNRIRTAFSYGAQKLGKVLLLQPELIPDEIYGFFKNTLDRIGSGVRPDIDSEIYDDAFHCEPSFRTGTGKTLWEEMSSMRISCKNQDENSSPHHFSKILVNKGSYATLNAPTHLAQRFHSDHMISSSTDLSINSSCFVHHTPNQYPLFSLGNGNGGSEQYMYHGMVEQVSCCTAETCHVNEEPSMHPQVHPNNIFYLTLNNNLGYSKSGPSDKMITAHHEERQNFPPLSSLVDLSGDLDLQLRCLRQVQYHLEYMFDGVLQSVQETSSDFTVVKELFDTPTLNIVSNTDVLLPGRLSPSTETDERRLSPVSSSHSTEDFSQQSQEEDNWGVACQQNVLSPSGIIALSNGLPTPSSSYADSENYVQWYHRSDDIPSMQGTVPHIFQKNMASSGENTKTLISRPVRVKSIQASVPKGIFFTYKEQLAKETANKDIKLSQVQDNEHEYIVSNKKIVGNNCETCIEYIKPENEASQIPRHYKHVRSSKNSSENRIYDTDMGFAQSVSTMNQMPKYQPLKNQDMPNECICPTRSLTRNQSNDIRKECEVFNWPRKQMPSGEPQNSLRGRAGSNKKLAAKQINNNHKEHLSFVTDTEQMPENQANSNKEAEIVGKCRLSLPPVQFSHHNNNGKGQTMLTSSTVHPSFPVTKGYSQSGSLEIPPLDTIEFGTLGPISLTLSPKSNKPRDTLSTSKTCADAAALALQSHPTQSRSPGFYKVGDEEHFPPLRAGTR, from the exons ATggcgggcgggggcgggggagggggagggggagggggaggcgcgacgctggcggcggcgatggcgcgggcggcgccgggggcggcggcgatcccggcgggggcggtggcggccgcggaggccgcggcggacgAGGTGGTGCGGCGCGTGCGGCCCACGGAGGCctccgagcgccgccgcgccggggtCGTCGACTACGCGCGGAggctcctcggcgccgcgctcggCTGCGAG GTCTTCGCTTATGGATCAGTTCCATTGAAGACTTACCTTCCCGATGGGGACATTGATTTAACAGTACTTGGGAATACGTCTTATGGTAGTACTCTAATTGATGATATCTACTACATCCTTCAGTCAGAAGAGCAGAACAGTGATGCTGAGTTTGAAGTAAAGGACTTGCAACTGATCAATGCTGAG GTCAGACTTATTAAATGCActattgaaaatattgttgttgACATCTCATTCAATCAAACTGGTGGAATCTGCGCGCTTTGCTTCCTTGAACTG GTTGACCGTAAAGTTGGAAAAAAACATCTACTCAAAAGGAGCATTATACTAATCAAGGCATGGTGTTATTATGAAAGTCGTCTATTAGGAGCTCATCATGGTCTAATATCAACTTACGCACTGGAAACTCTTATTCTTTATATATTCAATCTATTCCACAAATCTCTCCATGGCCCTCTAGAG GTTTTATATAGGTTTCTGGAGTATTTCAGCAAGTTTGACTGGGACAACTATTGCATAAGTTTAAATGGCCCTGTTGCATTGTCGTCTTTGCCAAATCAAATTG TTGAAGCTATAAATACACCTGGTGGTGACTTGCTGTTTGACAAAGAGTTCCTCAAGAACTCAGTGCAAAAAACTTCTCCAAAAGATACCAATGCATGCTATAACGAATTTCGTGCGAAATATCTAAACATAATTGATCCACTAAAGGAGCACAACAATCTTGGCAGGAGTGTGAACAGAG CCAGTTTTAATCGTATTCGGACTGCTTTCTCATATGGTGCTCAGAAGCTTGGTAAAGTTCTCTTGTTACAACCAGAACTTATTCCTGACGAAATTTATGGATTTTTCAAGAACACTTTGGATAGGATTGGAAGTGGAGTAAGGCCAGACATTGACAGTGAAATCTATGATGATGCATTTCATTGTGAGCCTTCCTTTCGCACTGGCACTGGCAAGACACTGTGGGAGGAGATGTCAAGCATGAGAATTTCCTGCAAGAATCAAGATGAGAATAGTAGTCCTCACCATTTTTCAAAGATCTTAGTTAACAAAGGCTCATATGCCACATTGAATGCGCCTACACATTTAGCTCAGCGTTTTCATTCTGATCACATGATATCATCAAGTACTGATTTAAGTATAAATTCGTCCTGTTTTGTCCATCACACACCAAATCAATATCCATTGTTTTCCCTTGGAAATGGCAATGGTGGCAGTGAACAGTACATGTACCATGGAATGGTGGAGCAGGTATCTTGCTGTACAGCTGAAACCTGCCATGTGAATGAAGAACCATCAATGCATCCACAAGTTcatccaaacaatatattttacttaaCTCTGAACAATAATTTGGGATATTCCAAATCTGGTCCGTCAGACAAGATGATAACTGCACACCATGAGGAAAGACAGAATTTTCCTCCCCTATCGAGCTTGGTGGATCTATCTGGTGACTTAGATTTGCAATTGAGATGCCTCCGTCAAGTTCAGTATCACCTAGAATATATGTTTGATGGGGTTTTGCAGTCTGTTCAAGAAACGTCTTCTGATTTTACCGTTGTCAAGGAGTTGTTTGACACTCCAACTCTTAACATCGTGTCTAACACTGATGTTCTGCTACCAGGGCGGTTGTCTCCATCTACTGAAACTGATGAGAGGAGATTATCTCCAGTTTCTTCTTCTCATAGCACGGAAGATTTTTCACAGCAATCACAGGAAGAGGACAACTGGGGTGTGGCATGCCAGCAGAATGTTTTATCACCCTCTGGAATAATTGCTCTCTCCAATGGTCTGCCAACACCAAGTTCTTCTTATGCTGATTCAGAAAATTATGTTCAATGGTATCACAGGTCAGATGATATCCCCAGTATGCAAGGAACAGTTCCACATATTTTCCAAAAG AACATGGCATCATCGGGAGAGAACACCAAAACACTGATCTCACGACCAGTGAGAGTTAAAAGCATCCAAGCATCGGTTCCAAAAGGAATCTTTTTCACTTATAAGGAGCAACTAGCAAAAGAAACTGCGAACAAAGACATAAAGTTAAGCCAAGTTCAGGACAATGAGCATGAATATATTGTCAGCAATAAGAAGATTGTGGGCAATAATTGTGAGACTTGCATAGAATATATTAAACCGGAAAATGAAGCAAGCCAAATACCAAGGCATTACAAGCATGTTCGCTCAAGCAAAAACTCATCCGAGAATAGAATTTATGATACTGACATGGGCTTTGCCCAATCTGTTAGCACGATGAATCAAATGCCAAAATATCAACCGCTGAAGAATCAGGATATGCCAAATGAGTGCATCTGTCCTACCCGCAGCTTGACTAGAAACCAAAGCAATGACATCCGAAAAGAGTGTGAAGTATTCAATTGGCCAAGAAAACAAATGCCAAGTGGTGAGCCCCAAAACAGTCTACGTGGCAGGGCTGGCTCAAACAAGAAATTAGCTGCGAAACAAATCAACAATAATCACAAGGAACACCTATCTTTTGTAACGGATACAGAGCAAATGCCAGAAAACCAGGCCAACTCAAACAAAGAGGCTGAGATTGTTGGCAAATGCAGGCTATCATTGCCACCGGTACAGTTCTCTCATCACAATAATAATGGCAAAGGCCAAACTATGCTTACATCATCTACCGTTCATCCCTCGTTCCCTGTCACAAAAGGATATTCTCAATCCGGTAGCCTGGAGATACCACCGCTAGATACTATTGAGTTTGGAACTTTGGGGCCTATTTCATTGACACTTTCACCGAAGTCGAACAAGCCTCGTGACACACTTTCTACCAGTAAGACATGTGCAGATGCTGCTGCATTGGCATTGCAAAGCCATCCAACCCAAAGCAG ATCACCAGGGTTTTACAAAGTGGGAGATGAAGAACACTTCCCACCTCTCCGTGCTGGAACCCGCTGA
- the LOC102702920 gene encoding putative potassium transporter 8: MDLEFGRGMRSPQRDSWKTTLLLAYQSLGVVYGDLSISPLYVFKSTFAEDIQHSETNEEIFGVLSFVFWTLTLIPLIKYVSIVLRADDNGEGGTFALYSLICRHANVSLLPNRQIADEELSTYKLECPPERTDKSRIKVWLEKHKKLHTALLIMVLIGTCMVIGDGVLTPAISVFSAVSGLEFSLSKDHREYAVIPITCVILAFLFALQHYGTHRVGFLFAPIVLAWLICMSALGLYNIIHWNPHVYQALNPCYMFKFLKKTRKYGWMSLGGILLCMTGSEAMFADLGHFSYSAIQLAFTSLVYPALILAYMGQAAYLSKHHDFYSNSQVGFYIAVPDKVRWPVLVLAILASVVGSQAIISGTFSIINQSQSLSCFPRVKVVHTSDKIHGQIYIPEINWLLMILCIAVTVGFRDTKHMGNASGLAVITVMLVTTCLTSLVIMLCWRRPPVLALCFLLFFGSVEALYFSASLIKFLEGAWLPILLALFLMAVMLVWHYTTIKKYEFDLHNKVTLEWLLALGDKLGMVRVPGIGLVYTDLTSGVPANFSRFVTNLPAFHQVLVFVCVKSVPVPYVFPAERYLIGRVGPPGHRSYRCIVRYGYRDVHQDVDSFETELVESLATFIKLDASYRCSEASGDEQQRQQLMPAEEERGRLAVIGSSHASYDFQDSVQHSSAASVEMTRRRSIGGVIADDESPCGGGGGRAKQQVRFFIDSHVASPEAADSKQVAEELEALAAARDAGTAFILGHSHVQCKPGSSLLKRLAVDVGYNFLRRNCRGPDVALRVPPASLLEVGMVYVL; this comes from the exons ATGGATCTTGAGTTCGGCAGAGGCATGAGATCCCCACAG AGGGACTCATGGAAGACCACCTTGCTCCTGGCTTACCAGAGCTTGGGGGTGGTTTATGGGGACTTGAGCATATCTCCTCTCTATGTGTTCAAGAGCACTTTTGCTGAGGACATCCAGCACTCTGAGACGAATGAGGAGATCTTCGGCGTGCTCTCTTTCGTGTTCTGGACACTTACCTTGATCCCTCTCATCAAGTATGTCTCCATTGTCCTACGAGCTGACGACAATGGCGAGG GAGGAACTTTTGCTCTATACTCTCTAATTTGCCGGCATGCCAATGTGAGCCTTCTTCCTAATAGGCAGATTGCTGATGAGGAGCTCTCCACATACAAATTGGAATGCCCTCCTGAGAGAACTGATAAGTCCCGGATCAAGGTCTGGCTTGAGAAGCACAAGAAGCTGCACACTGCCCTGCTGATCATGGTTTTGATTGGTACATGCATGGTGATTGGGGACGGTGTTCTCACGCCGGCTATATCGG TGTTCTCAGCAGTTTCAGGTCTTGAATTCTCCTTGTCCAAAGATCACCGTGAAT ATGCTGTTATTCCGATAACCTGCGTCATATTAGCATTCCTGTTTGCCCTGCAGCATTATGGTACTCATCGGGTTGGATTTCTCTTTGCCCCGATAGTTCTAGCCTGGCTAATCTGTATGAGCGCTCTTGGCCTTTATAATATCATACATTGGAATCCTCATGTCTACCAAGCTCTTAATCCCTGTTACATGTTCAAGTTCTtaaaaaagacaagaaaataTGGTTGGATGTCACTTGGTGGGATTTTGCTATGCATGACAG GATCTGAAGCAATGTTTGCTGATCTTGGGCACTTCTCATACAGTGCAATCCAG CTTGCTTTCACTTCTTTGGTGTACCCCGCGCTCATTCTGGCATACATGGGTCAAGCGGCTTACTTATCAAAGCATCATGACTTTTACTCAAACTCCCAAGTTGGATTTTACATCGCAGTTCCAG ATAAGGTCAGATGGCCTGTGCTTGTACTTGCGATTTTGGCTTCAGTGGTTGGAAGCCAAGCAATCATCAGCGGAACATTCTCGATCATCAACCAGAGTCAGTCCTTAAGTTGCTTCCCTCGAGTGAAAGTTGTACACACGTCTGATAAAATTCATGGCCAGATATATATCCCTGAGATCAATTGGTTGCTCATGATCCTCTGCATTGCTGTGACTGTTGGGTTTAGAGACACAAAGCACATGGGGAACGCCTCTG GACTTGCTGTGATCACAGTGATGCTGGTGACCACCTGCCTGACGTCCCTGGTGATCATGCTGTGCTGGCGCAGGCCGCCGGTGCTGGCGCTgtgcttcctcctcttcttcggcTCCGTCGAGGCGCTCTACTTCTCGGCGTCGCTGATCAAGTTCCTGGAGGGCGCGTGGCTGCCGATCCTGCTGGCCCTCTTCCTGATGGCCGTCATGCTGGTGTGGCACTACACGACCATCAAGAAGTACGAGTTCGACCTGCACAACAAGGTGACCCTGGAGTGGCTGCTCGCCCTGGGCGACAAGCTCGGCATGGTCCGCGTCCCCGGCATCGGCCTCGTCTACACCGACCTCACCTCCGGCGTCCCGGCCAACTTCTCCCGCTTCGTCACCAACCTGCCGGCGTTCCACCAGGTGCTGGTGTTCGTCTGCGTCAAGTCGGTGCCGGTGCCGTACGTGTTCCCGGCCGAGCGCTACCTCATCGGCCGCGTGGGCCCGCCGGGGCACCGGTCGTACCGGTGCATCGTGCGCTACGGCTACCGCGACGTGCACCAGGACGTGGACTCCTTCGAGACGGAGCTGGTCGAGAGCCTCGCCACCTTCATCAAGCTCGACGCCTCGTACCGGTGCAGCGAGGCGAGCGGCGatgagcagcagcggcagcagctgatgccggcggaggaggagcgtgGGCGGCTGGCCGTGATCGGGAGCAGCCACGCCAGTTACGACTTCCAGGACAGCGTCCAGcactcgtcggcggcgtccgTGGAGATGACGCGCCGCCGGAGTATCGGCGGCGTCAtcgccgacgacgagagcccctgcggcggcggcggcggccgggcgaagCAGCAGGTCCGGTTCTTCATCGACAGCCACGTGGCGAGCCCCGAGGCGGCGGACAGCAAGCAGGTGGCCGAGGAGCTGgaggcgctggcggcggcgagggacgcCGGCACGGCCTTCATCCTCGGCCACTCCCACGTGCAGTGCAAGCCCGGGTCGTCGCTGCTCAAGaggctcgccgtcgacgtcggctACAACTTCCTCCGCCGCAACTGCCGCGGCCCCGACGTCGCCCTCCGCGTCCCGCCGGCGTCGCTCCTCGAGGTCGGCATGGTCTACGTCCTATGA
- the LOC121053950 gene encoding transcription repressor OFP1-like, whose protein sequence is MPASASSWSWFHRLRRKRKTKSKRPSAASPARTSAATDAAAVPASSSSRQAPPAVPGAGGPCCGYCPNRESYYLPSADRARRGDRQDRLLPCVVRSDDEVVVEEEEDGEALDVRVDVVHRRADRRDGRDAPPATPELKLRPIVTTRHAASKNEASDSSSTSAATTPSTRARGFHVGPAAGRRPPWRGVAHDGNAVRKDNSPAPQEPGSSRVGRPAARQRRRRMWLRESEVLVMESLEPERELVDSMIEMLCTNGVRRLEDLQDLLACYLSLNAAEHHRTIVALFRRVVLVWIHLGSQRLLPGQ, encoded by the coding sequence ATGCCAGCCTCCGCCTCCAGCTGGTCGTGGTTCCACAGGCtgcggaggaagaggaagacgaAGAGCAAGCGGCcgagcgccgcctccccggcaaGAACCTCCGCGGCCACcgacgctgccgccgtccctgcgtcgtcgtcgtcacgaCAGGCGCCTCCGGCGgtgcccggcgccggcggcccgTGCTGCGGCTACTGCCCGAACAGGGAGTCGTACTATCTTCCGAGCGCGGACCGCGCGCGCCGGGGGGACAGGCAGGACAGGTTGCTTCCGTGCGTCGTCCGGAGCGATgacgaggtggtggtggaggaggaggaggacggtgAGGCTCTCGACGTCCGCGTCGACGTggtccaccgccgcgccgaccgGCGGGACGGCcgcgacgcgccgccggcgacgccggagCTCAAGCTGAGGCCCATCGTGACGACCCGGCATGCCGCCAGCAAGAACGAGGCGTCGGACAGCTCCAGCACCTCGGCTGCCACGACGCCATCGACCAGGGCGCGCGGGTTCCACGTGGGACCGGCCGCCGGCAGAAGGCCTCCGTGGCGCGGCGTCGCACACGACGGCAATGCCGTCCGGAAGGACAATAGCCCGGCGCCGCAAGAGCCGGGGTCGTCGCGCGTGggcaggccggcggcgaggcagaggcggcggcggatgtgGCTGCGCGAGAGCGAGGTGCTGGTGATGGAGTCGCTGGAGCCGGAGCGGGAGCTGGTCGACAGCATGATCGAGATGCTGTGCACCAACGGCGTCCGGCGGCTGGAGGACCTTCAGGACCTCCTCGCCTGCTACCTGTCGCTCAACGCCGCCGAGCACCACCGCACCATCGTCGCGCTGTTCCGCCGCGTGGTCCTCGTCTGGATCCACCTCGGCAGCCAAAGGCTTCTGCCCGGCCAGTGA
- the LOC102702359 gene encoding macro domain-containing protein VPA0103 translates to MSRAAARILLTPSRLSLPLPLLPKGRRRRRPPSSGATRASSAMAAAAGLGGGEAFRLSAGAGAGALKLHKGDITLWSVDGATDAIVNAANERMLGGGGVDGAIHRAAGPELVEACRKVPEVKPGVRCPTGEARITPAFKLPVSRVIHTVGPIYDMDRQPEVSLKNAYANSLKLAKESGIQYIAFPAISCGVFRYPPKEASQIAVSTAQQFSNDIKEVHFVLFSDELYDIWRETAKELLLQFEK, encoded by the exons ATGTCGCGTGCGGCCGCTAGAATTCTCCTCACGCCGTCGCGGCTCtcactccctctccctctcctcccgaaggggcggcggcggcggcggccaccgagCAGCGGCGCGACGAGGGCATCGtccgccatggcggcggcggcggggctaggtggcggcgaggcgttCCGGCTGTCGGCGGGTGCGGGAGCGGGGGCGCTCAAGCTGCACAAGGGCGACATCACCCTCTGGTCCGTCGACGGCGCCACCGACGCCATC GTTAATGCTGCTAATGAACGAATGTTAGGAGGTGGAGGTGTTGATGGAG CTATACATCGAGCTGCTGGACCAGAACTTGTGGAGGCATGCCGTAAAGTTCCAGAGGTCAAACCTGGAGTTCGCTGCCCCACTGGAGAAGCTAGAATTACTCC AGCTTTCAAGCTTCCTGTTTCCCGTGTCATACACACTGTTGGGCCCATATATGACATGGACAGACAGCCTGAGGTCTCCTTAAAGAATGCCTACGC GAATAGCTTGAAGCTTGCTAAAGAGAGTGGCATTCAATACATTGCATTCCCTGCAATTTCTTGTGGTGTTTTTCG TTATCCTCCAAAGGAAGCATCACAAATTGCTGTTTCAACTGCACAACAATTTTCAAATGATATTAAAGAG GTGCACTTTGTTCTGTTTTCAGATGAGCTCTATGATATCTGGCGTGAGACTGCCAAGGAACTGCTGTTACAATTTGAGAAATGA
- the LOC102702640 gene encoding reticulon-like protein B16, translated as MEAGAGLTVPANGGIESSTADPSTSGTGSRLSVHRIAGGGKAADIILWKRGRVTIGVIFGATMAWWLFEKSGLPFLTVCSDVLLILIVVQFIRIKIAGLLNRQPRPLPELVLSEEMVSNAASSFRVKVNNMLMIAHDITLGKDFRLFFQVVLLLWLLSVIGNFCSSATLGYIGTIALVTIPALYNKNQEKVDRYAGMVHRNLSRHYKIVDENVMSRIPRSFIRDKED; from the exons AtggaggccggcgccggcttgACGGTGCCCGCGAACGGCGGGATCGAGAGCTCCACCGCCGACCCCTCCACCTCCGGCACCGGGTCAAGACTCTCCGTCCACCGCATCGCTGGCGGCGGGAAAG CTGCTGATATCATCTTATGGAAGCGTGGACGTGTTACGATTGGTGTTATATTTGGTGCTACTATGGCATGGTGGTTGTTTGAGAAGTCTGGACTTCCCTTCTTGACAGTTTGCTCTGATGTACTGCTCATTTTGATAGTTGTGCAGTTCATACGGATTAAAATAGCTGGATTGCTAAATAG GCAACCTAGGCCACTACCCGAGTTAGTTTTATCAGAGGAAATGGTTAGCAACGCTGCATCTTCATTCCGTGTTAAAGTAAACAACATGCTGATGATTGCACATGACATTACTCTTGGCAAGGACTTCCGACTCTTTTTCCAG GTTGTGTTGCTACTATGGCTGTTATCTGTTATTGGCAATTTCTGCTCTTCTGCTACTCTTGGTTACATCG GAACCATTGCTTTGGTCACAATTCCTGCATTATACAATAAGAACCAGGAGAAAGTTGACAGATATGCTGGGATGGTCCACAGGAATCTATCGAGGCATTACAAGATTGTCGACGAAAATGTGATGAGCAGGATACCAAGAAGCTTTATCAGAGATAAAGAGGATTGA
- the LOC121053982 gene encoding uncharacterized protein LOC121053982: MGVASRRAAAAALLLVAVAVASAAAGAGAEEGQQQQLGCFCDCMKNQCMTLGAGPNKFDCAAACTEGCTQIGQPGQPKDNDFCGF, from the coding sequence ATGGGCGTCGCGTCGAGGagagccgcggcggcggcgctgctgctggtggcggtggccgtagcgtcggcggcggcgggggccggcgcggaggaggggcagcagcagcagctgggcTGCTTCTGCGACTGCATGAAGAACCAGTGCATGACGCTGGGCGCGGGGCCCAACAAGTTCGACTGCGCCGCGGCCTGCACCGAGGGCTGCACGCAGATCGGGCAGCCGGGCCAGCCCAAGGACAACGACTTCTGCGGCTTCTGA